A window of Blautia argi genomic DNA:
ACCTTTACCGTATCGTTTCCTTCCATAAGCAGAGGAATCTTCATATCATTTGCCAGATAAGATTCATTGACCAGGGTTACCGGAATCTCATAAAAGGTTTGAACAATCACAGGATCCTGAACATTTTTGACAATCAGCCAAATAAGAACCGCAATAAACAGGGAAAGAATTTTCAGTGTAAATTTATTCATCAGACTTTTTTTCATTCTTCATCAGTCCCTTCCAAAACTTTCTTTTATTTTTCAGTTTTTCCTGTTTTACGTTATTCTGTTCTACTTTCAGGATTTCCCTTAATTCCTCTTTTGTCACACCGACCTGAAGTCTGCCCCGGTTTGCCACAGAAACTCTTCCCGTTTCTTCTGACACAATAATGGTAAGGGAATCACTGACCTCACTGATACCCACTCCGGCTCTGTGCCTGGTTCCCAGATTTTTATTCAGTTCCAGATTATCCGACAGCGGCAGATAACAGGTTGCTGCTACAATTCTGTCACCCCTTACAATGACTGCTCCGTCATGAAGCGGTGTATTATGTTCAAAAATATTAATTAACAGCTGACTGCTGATTAAAGAGTCCAGATTAATCCCGGTTCTGATAAACTCATTTAAAATGGTATCTTCTTCAATAACAATCAATGCTCCAGTCTTTACTGCACCCATTTCAAAACTGGCGCGTACAATTTCATTCACCGTTCTGTCACTGAAACGTCCTGTTTCTTCTTTTTTATTACTGTCAAAGGGAATCAGGGTACTCACAATTTTCTTATGTCCCAGTTCTTCCAGCGCTTTTCTAAGCTCCGGCTGAAAAATAATCAGAATTGCCGTAATGGCATATCCACCGGCATTGTACACCAACCATAAAATGGTGTTCATTTCCAGAAGATATGCAATAAACGTAAATACTAATACAATTAAAATACCCTTTAAAAGAGAATAGGCTCTGGTATTTCTAATCCAAAGCATGAACTGATATACAAATACTGCTATCAGCAGTATTTCTACAATATCAATCCAGCGAATCGTGGAAAAGGACGCAAAGGCGCCAAAATAATTTTCCAGAAAATCAAAAATCCTGCCCATTTTCTTCACCTCCCCTTTCTTCAGCAACGTTTCTTTTTTTCTGTTTCAGAGGCAGATACCTGATATTTACAAATCCTTTAATGATTCCTCCAGCTGCTTTTCAAAGTCAAAATTCTCTTCATTCACACGCTCTACAGGAATCGCATCATCGTCCGGTTCTTCCTCCGGTTTTCTATCATAATCAGATGAAATTGTTTTTATACTCTTCTCTTTCTGTGCCACATAAGACTTCGGAACTGCTTTTACATAATAGACATATTCATCATCTTCAAATTGTGTCTTCTCACTTCTGGAATAATCCACACCAAGAACTGCAAACTCCAGCACAAATCCTATGATCAGGGACAGAACTGCTGATAAGATAACACTTCCCATAGAAATATCCACATTGAGGAACATGCCTCCTAAGATCATAATAACAATATAAACCACAGCTCCTACTGCATTTGCCACTCTCCAAGAATAATCAAAAGAGCATCTGGAAATAGTATAAACCAGCATAAGTACCACAACAAACGCCAGCACATTCAGCCACATTTCCTGATTTTTCATCAAACCATCTAACAAGATTTGCAGCTTTTGTACTGCTTCTGTTTCTTTTCCCTGCAGAACTGTGCTTTTATCTTTTACCACCTGCATGAAAAAATATAAAATCACCCCGCAGCCTGCAGGCACAACACAGGCCGGACCTCTTAAAAGTCCTCCTCCAATGGGAACAGCCGCTGAAATATGGAAGCGAAAGGCTGCAGGTGTAAGCACCAGAGCCAGATTATCCTCTGATGTAAATCTTAAAAATAAAATCAGCAGCAAAATAATCAAAAGAGCTGCAAATCCGGCCACTTCAAGTCCTACTGCGTAACAATGCAGAACAATCAGGACACAGCCAATCACGGTCATAACATTTACCGGAAGTACGGCGCAAATGATAGATAAAATCAACACAATAAAAATATTATCCAGTTTTTCCATAAATCCCAGACTGGAATTAATGCTGTTAAACAACAGAAAAGCCAGAAAAAACTTAAATACAGAAAGAAGCAGCACATCATGCTCGCTGTAAAATTCTTTTATTTTCTGCTTTAACTCCAACAATACGGTCATTCTTTTGTTCTCCTCCCTGTAATTCTTCCGTTTCTTCTTTCCTCTCGGTCGTAGGCTTTCTTCATCTGCGTCAGACCTCTGTAGTATTCCTGGATTCCCTTCTGTGCTTTGGAATACTTCACAGAACAGTAAACATATGTCAGAATACTGTAAGCAACTAACAGAATAATATACAGCCCGATCACCTCTGCTGCCATAAAAACCAGATTCATTTTATGAATGTTTTCCATAAAATACTCACTTCTATATCCAAAATAAATCATCAGCAGCAATCCATAGGCTATGGTCGTCAGAAAAAAATTTTTGATTAATGCCAGTCCGATATAATCACTTCTATAGTAATTGCTTATGGCAAGATGCTTTTTCCCCTCTCCGGACTCATAAACAGCCAATTTATGCATTTTCTTGATTTTCTGGTTATTTAGCATAACGTACCTCTTTCCAAGTTTATCCTTTTGAAAAACTTACAATCATACATATTGCATTATAGCATATTCCTGACAAGTGAATCAAGACCTTTCAGCTATCTGCGCCTATGGCAATGGTAAGGAAGAATACCCTTTCTGTTCCGCTGTCTTTTAAAAGCTTTGCAGCCGCCTCCATGGTTGTTCCGGTTGTATAAATATCATCTACCAGCAAAACGCAATGATAAGGATTCTTTTTTGAAAGAGAAAAAGCGCCCTTCATATTCCGTTTTCTTTCTTTATAATCCAATTCCTTTTGCGGTCTGGTATTGACTTTTCTTTTGATAAGACAGGAATCAACCGGAAGCTGCAGGCTTCTTCCTAATGCTTCTGCAATAAGCTCTGCCTGGTTATATCCTCTTTTTTCTATTCTCTTTTGATGCAGAGGAATGGGGATAAGTACCTCTATCTTCCATTTTTTTATAAGTTCACGTGAATAAACTGCTGCGATTTGTCCATAAAAGCTGCCGTATTCCTGCCGCTTTCCGTATTTCAGCTTAAATAAAGATTCCTGAAGAATTGAACTGTAAGGGAATATTCCGATTCCCTCATCAAAAAGACGCGATTTTTGACAATCTCTGCAGTATTCCTGCTCCCCACTTTTCAGAGGCTTAGAACATTTAAAGCATCTGGGTCCTGTCACAGGCTTTAATTTTCCCCTGCAGCCTTTGCAAATTCTGCTCCCCCTTGGCATTGCAATATCATGACAGACAGGGCAGCGCCTGGGGTACAGAATATCTAAAAATAATTTTCCTGCTTTGCTTATCAATAGCTCTCCTTTATACGCAAATCCAGGGTCGTATACCTGTTTTGCTCCATGCGGTTGTTTTCCATTTCATAAAAAGTGTTCTCATCTCCCACCAGAGTTACACATTTTCTGGCACGGGTCACTGCCGTATAAAGCAAATTCCGGTTCATTAACATTTTAGGTCCTCCCAGAAGGGGAATCACCACTGCCGGATATTCGCTTCCCTGCGCTTTATGTATAGTAATTGCATATGCCAGTTCCAGCTCGTCCAGTTGTTTGAAAGAATATTCCACAAATTTCCGCTCCTCAAACTCTACGGTAACAGTTTCTGCAAAAGCATTGATTTCTCTCAGAATACCGGTATCTCCATTAAAGACGCCCACGCCCTTTTCTACCGGAATCCCATACAGTCCCCTGACTTCCCACTCAATCTGATAATTATTTTTAATCTGCATTACCTTATCGCCTTCACGGAAAAGGCCGTTTCTGTATTCCTTTTCTTTCTTTTCCTTTTCCGGCGGATTCAGATACTGCTGTAAAATCACATTCAGCCGCTCTACTCCCAAAAGTCCTTTCCGCATAGGAGTCAGCACCTGAATATCATAGGGCTCTGCATCAACAAATTTCGGAAGTTTTTTCTGTATCAGCGTAATCAGCACGCTGATGATAACATTGGCGTCGTATCTCTTTAAAAAGAAGAAATCCATGCTCTTATTATCCAGGGAAACGGGAATGCCCTGATTAATTTTATGTGCATTCACCACAATATCGCTTTGGGACGCCTGACGGAAGATTTTTACCAGTTCCACTACTGAAAATTTTCCGGAAGAAATAATATCCTTCAGAACACTTCCCGGTCCCACGCTGGGAAGCTGATTCACATCGCCTACCAAAATCAGCCTGGTACCTGATACAATGGCTGATAAAAGGGCATGCATGAGGAAAATATCCACCATAGACATTTCGTCTATGATAATCACATCTGCTTCCAGAGGATTCTGGGCATTTCTCTCAAAGTAAATCCCTCCTGAAGATTCCTCCGGCATTCCCGATAATTCCAAAAGGCGGTGTATGGTCTTTGCATCATATCCGGTTGCCTCTGTCATACGCTTTGCCGCTCTTCCTGTAGGCGCTGCCAGGGCAATGTCCAAGCCCTCCATCTCGAAATAACGGATAATCGCGTTAATGGTTGTAGTCTTTCCTGTTCCGGGGCCTCCGGTAACAATCAGTAATCCATTTTTTACAGCTTCTGCCACTGCCTTTTGCTGCATTTCATCAAGCTCGATATTTTCGCTTTTCTGGATTCTCCTGATTTTATCCTGAATCACACGGTCATCTGCCGTATCCTTTAAATTCAGCTCATGAAGCATCTGGGCTGTATGAAGTTCTGTCTGATAATACTGGCTGGCGTATACAATACGCTCTTTGCCTGCCTGTGTTTCTATTTCTTTTAAAACAATTTTTCGGTCAATGGAAAGGTCTGCAATGTGTTTTTCCATATACTGTGCCTTTACTCCCAGCAGCCCCTCTGCCCTCTGCAGCAAAATCTTCTGCGGAAGATACACATGCCCCTCCACCGTGGACTGCAATAATATGTACAAAAGGCCGCTTCTGATACGATAATCAGAATCTGTATGAATCCCGATTCTGGCTGCAATTTCATCTGCAATCTTAAATCCCACCCCGCTGATATCTTCAGCCATTTTGTAAGGATTTTCTTTGAGGATTCGATACATATCCTGCTTGTACTGCTGATAGATTTTTGCCCCCAGGTTCTGAGAAATGCCATATTGCTGCAAAAACATCATGGCTTTCCTCATATCTGACTTTTCCTCCACCTGTTCGGCAATTTCTCTGGCCTTTCTTTCACTGATACCCTTTATCTCAGCAAGCCGCTCCGGCTCTTCATCAATAATTCTCAGTGTGTCCTCTCCGAATTTTTTCACGATTCTGGCAGCCAGAGCTGCGCCTACTCCCTTTATAGCTCCTGACCCCAGATAGCGCTCCATAGCCAAAGAATCCTGGGGAATCACTGCTTCATAAGAATATACGGAAAACTGCTGTCCATAGGACGGATGTTCTGTATAATGCCCTTTTGCCCTAATATTTTCTCCTTCATTTAAAAACTGAAAGGTTCCTACACAGGTCAGCTCCTCTCCATCTACAACCAAACAGGCAACTGTATATCCATTGTCCTGATTACGGTATATAATATGGTCTACATATCCCTCTATGATTTCTTCCACGTCTTTTCCCTCTGTTTCTCTGACTTTGTATTTTACAGCCTGCCGTTCATTTTGCTCATCAGCTCCATATACTGTCCGGTACCGATTGCCACTGCAAGAGCTGGCTCCTCTGCCACAATGGTATTAATGCCTGTTTCCTCTTCTATAAGCTCCTCCAGTCCTCCCAGAAGCGCTCCTCCTCCGGTAAGCACAATGCCTCTTTCCGCCACATCTGCCGCCAGTTCAGGCGGTGTTTTTTCCAGAATGCTGTGTATAGTTTCCATAATCTGTGCAGACGCATCCTTTAAAGCTTCCCGGATTTCTTCGGAATTCAGCGTTACGCTTTTGGGAAGTCCGGTAATGGTATCTCTCCCCTTCACCTCCATGCTCTTTGCCTGAGGTGTTGCATATACAGTTCCAATCTGAATCTTAATATCCTCTGCAGTGCGCTCTCCAATCATCAGATTGTGTTTTTTCCTCACATATCTGGTAATTGCCTCGTCGAAATCATCTCCGGCCACCTTAATCGATGTGGAAACAACTGTGCCTCCCAGAGAAATCACCGCTACATCTGTCGTTCCGCCTCCGATATCCACAATCATATTTCCAAACGGTCTGGTAATGTCAATTCCTGCTCCAATGGCAGCGGCAATGGGTTCCTCTATAATCGACACTTCTCTGGCTCCTGCCTGATAGGTTGCCTCTTCCACAGCCTTTTTCTCTACCTCCGTAATTCCACTGGGCGCACAGATGCTGATACGGGGTTTCCGAAACGCTCTTTTTCCAATGGCCTTGGAAATAAAATATTTCAGCATTTTTTCCGTAACCTCATAATCCGATATGACACCCTGACGCAGAGGCCTGACTGCTACAATATTTCCCGGTGTTCTTCCAATCATCTGCCGGGCTTCCTCTCCCACTGCCTTTATCTTATTACTTTCTTTATCATATGCAACCACGGAAGGTTCCTTCAAAACAATTCCTTTACCCTTGGCATAGACAAGGATACTGGCTGTTCCAAGATCAATTCCAATATCTGATGCTGCCATTTTACTACCCCTTTCCTGAACTTTTTAACCGTCAAGTCCGGTTTCTTTTCCATTATATACAACTTCCCCTTCATTGAAAAGGGGCAATCATCTCAAATATTTTGACACATATTGACCTGTATAAGAATCCGGATTGGTTGCTACCTGCTCCGGTGTTCCCTTTGCAATCACAGTTCCTCCCTTATCTCCTCCTTCCGGTCCAATGTCAATGATATAATCTGCGGTTTTAATCACATCAAGATTATGTTCTATGACTACCACAGTATTTCCACCCTCAGAAAGTCTTTGCAGAATCTCTATCAGTTTATGAACATCTGCAAAATGCAGACCTGTAGTTGGCTCGTCCAGAATGTAGATCGTTCTTCCCGTGCTTCTTTTACTCAGCTCAGAAGCCAGCTTGATTCTCTGGGCTTCGCCTCCGGAAAGCTCCGTGGACGGCTGTCCCAGACGAATGTAGGAAAGCCCCACATCATAAAGTGTCTGTATTTTCCTCTTAATAGACGGTACATGGTCAAAAAATTCCAATGCCTCTTCCACTGTCATATTCAGCACATCATAAATACTTTTTCCCTTGTACTTTACTTCCAGGGTTTCTCTGTTGTACCGCTTCCCATGGCAGACCTCACAGGGAACATACACGTCCGGGAGAAAATGCATTTCAATCTTCAGGATACCATCTCCGCTGCAGGCTTCACATCTGCCACCCTTTACGTTAAAGCTGAATCTTCCCTTTTTATAGCCTCTTGCCTTGGCATCTGCTGTGGCAGCAAATAAATCACGAATCTGGTCAAACACACCTGTATAGGTTGCCGGATTTGACCTGGGAGTTCTTCCAATCGGGGACTGATCTATAGCAATGACCTTATCTAACTGCTCCACACCTTCAATGCACTTATGTTTTCCCGGAATGATTCTGGCTCTGTTCAGTTTCCTTGCCAGACTTTTATACAAAATTTCATTTACAAGAGAACTTTTTCCGGAACCGGAAACCCCGGTTACGCAGGTCATCACTCCCAACGGTATTTTTACGTCAATATTCTTTAAATTATTTTCTGCCGCCTTACGAATCGTCAAAAATCCCGTTGGCTTTCTCCGTACAGCAGGAACTGGTATCTGCAGCTTTCCGCTTAAATACTGTCCGGTAATGGAATTAGGATTCTTCATAATTTCCTCTGCCGTTCCTATGGCAACCAGATTGCCGCCATGCTCGCCTGCGCCAGGTCCGATATCTACCACGCAGTCTGCTGCCCGCATGGTATCCTCATCATGCTCTACTACAATCAGCGTATTTCCCAAATCTCGCAGATGTTTCAAGGTTGCCAGAAGCTTGTCATTATCTCTCTGATGAAGACCAATACTTGGCTCATCTAAAATATAGGCAACCCCTACAAGCCCGGAACCTATCTGTGTTGCCAGACGGATTCTCTGCGCCTCTCCGCCGGAAAGCGTTCCTGTAGCTCTTGCCAAAGTAAGATAATCCAGGCCTACATTTACCAGGAATCCCACTCTTGCCCTGATTTCCTTTAATACCTGCTCTCCAATTATCTGCTGGGTGGGTGTCAGCTCCAGATTCAGCAGGAAATGCTGCAGATTTTCAATGGACATAGAGGTAACCTCATAAATATTCTTTCCTCCTATTGTCACTGCCAGAGCCTCCGGCTTCAGTCTTTGTCCCTTACAAGAGGGGCAGGGAGTAATTCTCATAAAACTTTCATATTCCTGCTTCATTGTGTCAGAACCGGTTTCCCGATAGCGACGCTCCACATTTTTTACAATCCCCTCAAAGGCAACATCATAAACGCCCTCGCCTCTCTGACCTTTATAATAGACCTTTACTTCCCTTCCGTTGGTCCCGTGAATCAGAATGTCCTGAATCTGCTGAGGATAATTCTCAAAAGGAGTATCCAAATCAAAGTGATATTCTTTTGCCAGAGCGTCCAAAATTGCCCTGGTAAAGCTGCCTTTATCTGTACAGGACTGCCAACCCATAACTGTAATTGCTCCCTGCGAAATGCTCAGACTTCTGTCCGGTATCATCAGATCCACATCAAATTCCATGCGGTACCCCAAGCCAAAGCAGGAAGGACATGCACCAAAGGGATTGTTAAAGGAAAAGCTTCTGGGCTCTATTTCTTCAATACTGATGCCGCAGTCAGGACATGCAAAATTCTGGCTGAAGTTTATCTGATTTCCGTCCATGGTATCCACCACAAGTTTTCCCTCTGCCAGGTTTAACACGGTTTCTATGGAATCCGTGAGCCTCTTCTCGATTCCTTCCTTTACAATCAGCCGGTCTACTACAATCTCAATGTTGTGCTTAATATTTTTGTCTAGCTTAATTTCTTCACTGAGTTCATAGAGATTTCCGTCAATCTGCACACGCACATACCCGCTTTTTCTAGCCTGCTCCAAAAGCTTGGCATGAGTTCCCTTTCTTCCCCTGACTACTGGCGCCAGGAGCTGAATCCTGGTTCTTTCCGGCAGTCCCATAATATGGTCCACCATCTGGTCTACGGTCTGCTTCCTGATTTCTCTTCCGCATTTCGGGCAGTGAGGGGTACCAATACGGGCATAAAGCAGTCGGAAATAGTCATAGATTTCCGTAACTGTTCCCACTGTAGAACGTGGATTCCTATTAGTAGACTTCTGGTCAATGGAAATAGCCGGAGAAAGCCCCTCAATGCTCTCCACGTCCGGTTTCTCCATCTGTCCCAAAAACTGACGGGCATAGGAAGACAGGGACTCCATATATCGTCTTTGTCCTTCTGCATAAATGGTATCAAATGCCAGAGAGCTTTTACCGGAACCGCTCAGTCCGGTAAGAACCACCAGTTCATTTCTGGGAATATCCACATCCAGATTCTTCAGATTGTTCTCATTCGCTCCCCTTATCTTAATAAATTGTCTTGCCTGCATTTTCACTGCCATAGTTGTACCTCTCCAAATAATATTTATCTTTATCTGTATCTGTCAGTTTTATTCGTAAAATAACTATATCATATCCCACAGGATTTTTCAAACATTTGTTCTGTTTTCTAATTCACAAAAATATAGGGAAAATAAATCTGAAAACTGTGTATTTTTCTGTCACAGTCTGTTTGAATTGTAAAAATTTTGTCCTGTTGCTTTGATAAATGAAAAAAGCTGCCGCATATACGCACATCAGAAATCCAAATTGTTATTTCCAACTGCTGTTTTCTGCGGCAGCGCCTGTCTTCTTATGCTTTTTCCTGCTCCTTTTTACAGGAAGAGCAGATATACTGCATAATATCTCTTCTGGTCACAATTCCTATAA
This region includes:
- the cdaA gene encoding diadenylate cyclase CdaA, with the protein product MGRIFDFLENYFGAFASFSTIRWIDIVEILLIAVFVYQFMLWIRNTRAYSLLKGILIVLVFTFIAYLLEMNTILWLVYNAGGYAITAILIIFQPELRKALEELGHKKIVSTLIPFDSNKKEETGRFSDRTVNEIVRASFEMGAVKTGALIVIEEDTILNEFIRTGINLDSLISSQLLINIFEHNTPLHDGAVIVRGDRIVAATCYLPLSDNLELNKNLGTRHRAGVGISEVSDSLTIIVSEETGRVSVANRGRLQVGVTKEELREILKVEQNNVKQEKLKNKRKFWKGLMKNEKKSDE
- a CDS encoding ComF family protein — protein: MISKAGKLFLDILYPRRCPVCHDIAMPRGSRICKGCRGKLKPVTGPRCFKCSKPLKSGEQEYCRDCQKSRLFDEGIGIFPYSSILQESLFKLKYGKRQEYGSFYGQIAAVYSRELIKKWKIEVLIPIPLHQKRIEKRGYNQAELIAEALGRSLQLPVDSCLIKRKVNTRPQKELDYKERKRNMKGAFSLSKKNPYHCVLLVDDIYTTGTTMEAAAKLLKDSGTERVFFLTIAIGADS
- the recD2 gene encoding SF1B family DNA helicase RecD2, which gives rise to MEEIIEGYVDHIIYRNQDNGYTVACLVVDGEELTCVGTFQFLNEGENIRAKGHYTEHPSYGQQFSVYSYEAVIPQDSLAMERYLGSGAIKGVGAALAARIVKKFGEDTLRIIDEEPERLAEIKGISERKAREIAEQVEEKSDMRKAMMFLQQYGISQNLGAKIYQQYKQDMYRILKENPYKMAEDISGVGFKIADEIAARIGIHTDSDYRIRSGLLYILLQSTVEGHVYLPQKILLQRAEGLLGVKAQYMEKHIADLSIDRKIVLKEIETQAGKERIVYASQYYQTELHTAQMLHELNLKDTADDRVIQDKIRRIQKSENIELDEMQQKAVAEAVKNGLLIVTGGPGTGKTTTINAIIRYFEMEGLDIALAAPTGRAAKRMTEATGYDAKTIHRLLELSGMPEESSGGIYFERNAQNPLEADVIIIDEMSMVDIFLMHALLSAIVSGTRLILVGDVNQLPSVGPGSVLKDIISSGKFSVVELVKIFRQASQSDIVVNAHKINQGIPVSLDNKSMDFFFLKRYDANVIISVLITLIQKKLPKFVDAEPYDIQVLTPMRKGLLGVERLNVILQQYLNPPEKEKKEKEYRNGLFREGDKVMQIKNNYQIEWEVRGLYGIPVEKGVGVFNGDTGILREINAFAETVTVEFEERKFVEYSFKQLDELELAYAITIHKAQGSEYPAVVIPLLGGPKMLMNRNLLYTAVTRARKCVTLVGDENTFYEMENNRMEQNRYTTLDLRIKESY
- the mreB gene encoding rod shape-determining protein yields the protein MAASDIGIDLGTASILVYAKGKGIVLKEPSVVAYDKESNKIKAVGEEARQMIGRTPGNIVAVRPLRQGVISDYEVTEKMLKYFISKAIGKRAFRKPRISICAPSGITEVEKKAVEEATYQAGAREVSIIEEPIAAAIGAGIDITRPFGNMIVDIGGGTTDVAVISLGGTVVSTSIKVAGDDFDEAITRYVRKKHNLMIGERTAEDIKIQIGTVYATPQAKSMEVKGRDTITGLPKSVTLNSEEIREALKDASAQIMETIHSILEKTPPELAADVAERGIVLTGGGALLGGLEELIEEETGINTIVAEEPALAVAIGTGQYMELMSKMNGRL
- the uvrA gene encoding excinuclease ABC subunit UvrA, which encodes MAVKMQARQFIKIRGANENNLKNLDVDIPRNELVVLTGLSGSGKSSLAFDTIYAEGQRRYMESLSSYARQFLGQMEKPDVESIEGLSPAISIDQKSTNRNPRSTVGTVTEIYDYFRLLYARIGTPHCPKCGREIRKQTVDQMVDHIMGLPERTRIQLLAPVVRGRKGTHAKLLEQARKSGYVRVQIDGNLYELSEEIKLDKNIKHNIEIVVDRLIVKEGIEKRLTDSIETVLNLAEGKLVVDTMDGNQINFSQNFACPDCGISIEEIEPRSFSFNNPFGACPSCFGLGYRMEFDVDLMIPDRSLSISQGAITVMGWQSCTDKGSFTRAILDALAKEYHFDLDTPFENYPQQIQDILIHGTNGREVKVYYKGQRGEGVYDVAFEGIVKNVERRYRETGSDTMKQEYESFMRITPCPSCKGQRLKPEALAVTIGGKNIYEVTSMSIENLQHFLLNLELTPTQQIIGEQVLKEIRARVGFLVNVGLDYLTLARATGTLSGGEAQRIRLATQIGSGLVGVAYILDEPSIGLHQRDNDKLLATLKHLRDLGNTLIVVEHDEDTMRAADCVVDIGPGAGEHGGNLVAIGTAEEIMKNPNSITGQYLSGKLQIPVPAVRRKPTGFLTIRKAAENNLKNIDVKIPLGVMTCVTGVSGSGKSSLVNEILYKSLARKLNRARIIPGKHKCIEGVEQLDKVIAIDQSPIGRTPRSNPATYTGVFDQIRDLFAATADAKARGYKKGRFSFNVKGGRCEACSGDGILKIEMHFLPDVYVPCEVCHGKRYNRETLEVKYKGKSIYDVLNMTVEEALEFFDHVPSIKRKIQTLYDVGLSYIRLGQPSTELSGGEAQRIKLASELSKRSTGRTIYILDEPTTGLHFADVHKLIEILQRLSEGGNTVVVIEHNLDVIKTADYIIDIGPEGGDKGGTVIAKGTPEQVATNPDSYTGQYVSKYLR